A portion of the Scylla paramamosain isolate STU-SP2022 chromosome 2, ASM3559412v1, whole genome shotgun sequence genome contains these proteins:
- the LOC135113214 gene encoding uncharacterized protein LOC135113214, whose protein sequence is MCTSDDSVATISMTKPVRKGFLTRYKKRFIGSNWREEWVVLHEDSALEWYKGHDEEELLGAIMLKDAPEMIAAGPFASYVPGRPDLPRGTDPNTLVVFGNKTKDKMHWFIAKNGDDLNQWMTAISNTLPPPPNPPQAAGGGENQKGEPPPYSPSAPPSQPSNNPAGGGGGGGGGGGGGGMGRGGGGGYPQAQGGYNRGGYGGGGGGYGGGVYGGGGYGRGGYGGGGTNTIIMDRRDNGVGDFATGMMMGSALTGWGMGGWGCGFGFGVPMGVGMGMGFGFRGGGFHNQETNITNNYNINNVENNNAADGVDAGDGGGGGGEVANPEADPTAGGDLEPDAEMLPEGDGIDPGLLDENGADMAGMEDMAEPFEMGGMDDVGGEFDVGDMDMGGGFDMGGFDMGGFDMGGFDIGF, encoded by the exons AGCGGTTCATCGGCTCCAACTGGCGCGAGGAGTGGGTGGTGCTGCACGAGGACTCGGCGCTGGAGTGGTACAAGGGACATGACGAGGAGGAACTGCTGGGGGCCATCATGCTCAAG GATGCCCCGGAGATGATAGCAGCAGGGCCTTTCGCTTCCTACGTGCCCGGGCGGCCTGATCTGCCCCGGGGGACGGACCCCAACACGCTGGTAGTGTTTGGGAACAAGACCAAGGACAAGATGCACTGGTTCATTGCTAAGAACGGTGACGACCTTAA CCAATGGATGACTGCCATTAGTAACACG cTTCCCCCGCCCCCTAACCCCCCACAAGCTGCAGGAGGCGGGGAGAACCAGAAGGGAGAGCCCCCTCCTTACTCGCCCTCGGCACCTCCTTCCCAACCGTCCAATA AtccagcgggaggaggaggaggaggaggaggaggaggaggaggcggaggaatgggaagaggcggcggcggcggctacCCACAAGCACAAGGAGGTTACAACAGAggtggttatggtggcggcggcggcggctatgGTGGAGGCGTCTATGGCGGCGGCGGATATGGCAGGGGTGGTTATGGGGGCGGCGGCACCAACACAATTATCATGGACAGACGGGATAATGGCGTGGGGGACTTCGCGACGGGCATGATGATGGGCTCCGCATTAACAGGCTGGGGCATGGGCGGCTGGGGCTGTGGCTTCGGCTTCGGCGTACCCATGGGCGTGGGCATGGGCATGGGCTTCGGTTTTCGTGGCGGTGGCTTTCATAATCAG GAAACTAACATCACCAACAACTACAACATCAACAACGTCGAGAACAACAACGCGGCTGACGGAGTGGATGCGGGCGACGGTGggggaggcggcggcgaggtAGCGAACCCCGAGGCAGATCCAACAGCGGGTGGTGACTTGGAACCCGACGCCGAGATGTTGCCTGAGGGGGACGGCATAGACCCGGGGCTGCTGGACGAGAACGGCGCGGACATGGCGGGGATGGAGGACATGGCCGAGCCGTTTGAGATGGGCGGAATGGATGACGTAGGCGGGGAGTTTGACGTGGGTGATATGGACATGGGAGGAGGTTTCGACATGGGTGGATTTGACATGGGTGGCTTTGACATGGGAGGTTTTGACATAGGATTCTGA